A stretch of Halichondria panicea chromosome 1, odHalPani1.1, whole genome shotgun sequence DNA encodes these proteins:
- the LOC135342977 gene encoding uncharacterized protein LOC135342977 has translation MLTATLTSLSEASIVEGTMVLCEGASSQEGPLTITVADSPSPPLNPRVSSSAQNQLSSSNITLEWDLPSSTGGVSVSYVLIISPTPLSKSQVTVETTFAQITVSYNTPYNVTIRAVNCAGMSDDDVMMMILPIVTCPSNPTPANRVTINSAPPLPALVGSTLSFTCNGETVPETCEDGGHLILPVIPLSLG, from the exons ATGCTCACTGCCACTCTCACCTCACTGTCTGAGGCCTCCATTGTAGAAGGTACTATggtgttgtgtgagggagCAAGCTCACAAGAGGGTCCTCTCACTATCACTGTGGCTG ATTCACCCTCCCCTCCACTGAATCCAAGGGTGTCCTCCTCAGCCCAAAACCAACTCAGCTCCTCTAATATCACTCTGGAGTGGGACCttccctcctctactggtggtgtgtctgtcagctatgtcctcatcatctccccaacacctctctccAAGTCACAAGTCACTGTGGAGACTACCTTCGCACAGATAACTGTCTCCTACAACACTCCCTACAATGTGACAAtcagagctgtcaactgtgctGGAATGAGTGATGATGatgtgatgatgatgattCTTCCTATTG TTACCTGCCCCTCCAACCCAACACCTGCGAACAGAGTGACCATCAATAGTGCTCCACCACTGCCTGCACTAGTAGGATCAACACTGAGCTTCACTTGCAATGGAGAGACAGTACCAGAAACCTGTGAGGACGGTGGTCACCTGATCCTACCAGTTATACCTCTGTCCCTCgggtaa